The genomic window ATCACGTACTTTGTTCAGCTTTTTCATTAACTTAATCCATGCGATTGCTGAAGTCATCGTTGTGTACATCTTAACTGTAGCAGGCGTGAGCGGCTCTTCAGATAATTTCTTATTCACTTTAATTATCTTAGTCGGTGTTGGAACGTTAATCCACGGTATGATTGATTTCGAGATGAGTTACCGCTTTACGCGTACTTTGGATAAGCGTGCACGAGTGAAATTCGTACAAGTTGAACTTTAAGAATCATTTTCTGTTATAATGACCTAGAATAAATAGAAGTAGGTGAACACATGACAGATTATGATGTAATAGTTATTGGTGGAGGATCAAGTGGCTTAATGGCAACAATTAACGCTGCGCAACAAGGTGCCCGTACACTATTGATAGAAAAGAACCCAAAATTAGGTCGGAAACTACTATTATCAGGTGGCGGACGTTGTAATGTGACCAACAGAACTACACGTGAAGATTTGATTACGCACATCCCCGGAAACGGAAAGTTCTTATACAGTGCTTTAAATCAGTTTGATCAAGAGGATATTATTTCTTTTTTCAACCAAGCTGGAGTTGAGTTGAAAGAAGAAGATCACGGACGTATGTTCCCAGTGACAGATCGTGCGCGAACGATTTTAGATACTCTAGTTGATATCATTAATGACTTAAATGTGACGATTCGAATGAAAGATCCCGTTGATTCACTGATTTACAATCGAGAAACAAAGCGGGTTAAAGGTCTAAAAACAGTAGCTGGTGAAACTATCACAGCCAACTCAATTGTATTAGCTTCTGGCGGTCGTGCTTATCCAAAAACTGGCGCAACCGGAGATGCTTATGCTTGGGCTAAAAAAGCTGGACATTCAATTGAACGCTTATACCCAACCGAGTCCCCTCTATTGTCAGATGATCGTATAATTACGGAGAAATTGCTCCGTGGTGTATCACTTCGGGATGTAAATGTCACAGTATGGGACGGGCAAGTTGGTCAGAAAGCCATTGTAAATCATCAAATGGATATGATTTTTACTCACTTTGGTTATTCAGGTCCAGCCATTCTTCGTTGTAGTGGCCACGTTAACCAGTACCTTCATGCGACTGGTGCGGAGTTAGCTCACTTAACGATTGACTTAGCTCCTAATGAAACTTTAGAAGATATGAAACAATTTGCTGAAGAAGCACGTGAGAAGCAATTGACAAATATACTCAAACAATGGATGCCAGAACGTATGGCTGAAGTCGTCTGTTTATTAGCAGAAGTTGATCCTACTAAACCTTACAAGCAATTAGTTCATAGTGAAGTTGAAGCTTTATGGAATAAAATTAAAGCCTTCCCACTAACATCAACAGGTTCGCAACCGATTGAAAAAGGTTTCGTAACCGGTGGCGGTGTCTCAACAAAAGAAATTGATCCCAAAACAATGGAATCAAAATTCATGCAAGGCTTATACTTCTGTGGCGAGTTGTTAGATATTAATGGCTATACAGGTGGATATAATATTACAGCAGCCTTTGTGACAGGAACGATTGCAGGACAATATGCAGCTTGGGGTAGTTTTGCTTAATTTAGAAATCTAATCAAATATGAATTCAAAAAGCGCCGGAAAGTTGATAACAACTCTCCGGCGCTTTTCTATTTTTGATTTAAATTTACTTATTCAGCCGACTCTTCTATAGACTCATCTGTCGGAGCTTCTTCTGAAGTTTCTGATACTTCAGTTGATTCAACTGGCTCAATATTGTTAACCGCTTCAGCATCTGTTCCTGTTGGATTCGATACCATTAATGTTCCGTTAACGATTGTAACCGTTTCTGGAATACCATTCCACTCACGTAATTCTTCTATAGTAATTTCGTATAAGGCAGCTACGTCTTCTAACGTTTGCCCTGGTTCTACTTCATGCGTTTCAGGACGTGGATCAGATACAACGATTATGTCGCCTTCAACGACTTCATTTGACTCTAATTCGTTCCATTCCATAATTAACTGCTCCGTAGTACCAAAGTCCATTGCGATAGTATAAAGGTTTTCACCTTCAGCTACTTCATGTACTTCAGGTATTAAAGCTGGGTTTGAAACAAATAATTCATCACCTACAATGAGGCTATCGTTTTCTAAATTGTTCCAGTTACGTAAACTATCTGCAGAAATACTGTATTGCTCAGCAATACGCCAAACGTTGTCACCTGTTGCCACAACATGTGTTTCTGGTCGGGCCGCTTCTGGAAGTTCAGCTAAGTTAATGGTGCGACTTTCGTCTTCACTTTCTTCAGCATCTTCGCTTGAAGTTGCTGACTCATCACTTGATTCTTGAGTTTCAGATGATGAGTCTGTTGATGATTCACTTGTTGGTTCTGTTTCAGTGACGGGTGCTGTTTGAACAGGTCCACCTGCTGGCACAACATAAATCTTGTCACCAACGTCTAACCAATCTGAACTTAAACCATTCCATGCACGTAATTCTTCAACAGTCACACCATACGTTAAAGCGATACTTGATAAAATATCACCTGATTGAACAATGTGAACACCGTTCTCTGCTGTTGCTTTTGTCCATGCTGGAGGCGCTTGATAGTCAACTGGACCATTAGGAACTGAAATTTTATTTCCAGCAACCAACCAATCTGAACCAAGGCCATTACATGCCATTAATTCTGAAACGCTCACACCATAAACGGCTGCGATGCCTGATAAAGTATCTCCTGGTTGGATTGTATACCAATTGTCGAAATTTTGTCCGTAATCATAGTGATAATCATACCCATAATCCGATGTGGCATCTGCTGCACCATAGAGAACAAGTTGATCACCTACATCAAGATATGTACTTGATAAGCCATTCCATGCCATTAATTGGTCCACTGAAACGCCGTACATATAAGCGATACTTTCTAAGTATTCACCTGATGATACAGTATGTACACCTGACTGAGCACCTGTATAATAGCCTCCGTTGTCAGTCACTCCACCACCTGATGCAGGAATTGATAATGTCATTCCAACATCGATCCATTCGCTTCCTAAGCCGTTGGCAGCCATAATATCGCCCGCTGTGACACCATATTGTCTAGCGATTCCCCATAGCCACTCTCCGTTTTGAACGGTATGTGTTGATTGAGCTATCGCTGTTGAAACTGGTGCTAACGCAATAGCCGATAATAATAATAAAGATTTTCCTAATCTTTTAAATTTATTTAATTTCATGTCACTACGCTCCTTCTTGAACTATTAAAACTCTTCTTAGTCATTCTATCATCAAATTTCTAATCAATAAAGAAATTACAATCGTTTTACAAACTTGTAATTATTCAGACATAGTTCTTATCCCTTTTGTTCTTGAGTTAATCATTATACTACAGTATACATTAAAAAGTCCAACTCATCTGACAAAGACCCTTTTCCCTGATATGCGCTGACTTGGTTTAAAATTCGTATCAATGGGTTCCGCTAACCGGTACCATCTAACGGAACGATTCGACCAGCCATGATTTGTTGCACGGGTAATTCCATTCGCATCTTCAATACAATATATAACATGATGAAAATCCAAAGCGACCCCTGTATAAGCATGTTCTGATAAATGCTCTCGATTGAAACCAGCAATAAAAATATCTCCAGCTTGAATCTCATTACGTCGAATTTCATGCAACAAAACATTCTCCAATTGAACGAGTAAAGACATGGTACCTAGACCAGATCCATAAGGTAAAAAACGACCCGCTATAAGTGCACTAAACATGGCACTCGCACTATCGTAACTTTCTGGTCCGCAGCGCTTTGCTTTGGTTTGAGCATAGGTCACTTCGCCTTCACGATCCAAATACCATTGAATGACTGCTGTACGACTAGCCAAAGCACTACCTCCTCACTTAATTTTTACTACTCTAATAATACCATGTTTTACTCTAGAAACCATATGATTACTTACTATCCCCAAAAAAGTGATATAAAAATATACTTCTGATTTTACATAAAATTTTGTGTAAACGTTCTATATTTGTTTACATTAAATTTACATAATCTTTACATTAAGTTTATTGAATATGATTATTAATGTGCTATATTTATTATATTATATAATACAATTTTTAATTATCCTGAAAGGAAATTATTTAGATGATTCATTTTCACCCTCAAGCACAAACTGATTTTTCAATTCGATCTTATTTAGATAAAGCGTCCGATTTAAATCATATGGAGCTCGACCAGTTACTCATTATTTATATCATGGACATTCGCCATATGAGCCAAACATATGGTAGTTTAGTTATCGATCATGATGGGAATATATACAAAAGTGAATGGTCAACCACACGTTTAATTAATGAATTCTTTTCAGAGTTTGGCTATAACTACCAAAGATGGGCACAGTTTCTTAAGACTACGTTCAACCGTCCCAGGACGATTTTCCCATACGTAAATAAAAATAAAGTGTTTATCCGAGTCCAACAACCTAACCGTAAACATTCTGATTGGATAAATTTAACTCTTTTAAAAGATATAAATATCCTTACGCAAACTAATAACACCGTTGAAATTGAGAAAATTAATTTTATTTTCAATATTGCTGACGGAGCTAAACTTTCTATCTCAATCAGTGAGCGCACATCACTAATACTCTCGCAAATTGGCTATGCTTTTCAATTGGTTAATTTATGGTATGAATTTCAGTCGGATATGATTTTTGAACCCGCCCCACTCCAAGCGTATATTGGAAATCCTGCTTTTAAATTATTCTCAGAGAAACGACTTTCTTATAAGGAACAATTAAAGGCCAAGCTTGATTTAGATCAGTTTAATAAATACAATAAAATACATCATTACTTGAAACATACCACCCAGCGTCAGTATGAAACTGTCGATACGCGTTTGACACTTTTTCAGATGCATAAACGTTTATTCGGTAAAAGCGAATATAATAATATGAAATAAAAAAGAGCTAATACCCTGTTGGGATATTAGCTCTTTTTCTATAAAGTGTTCGTGTCTTCAGCTTCTAATTCTGTACTTAGTTTAATAATGTATTCAGAAAATTCTTCAGCCGTCTCAGGATGTTCTAAACCATATTCAAGACTCATCTTCATATAGCCGATTTTATTTCCAACATCATAACGCTTGCCTTCAACCTTTTTAGCAAAGACGCGTTGAGTCTTGTTTAGCTGATCGATAGCATCGGTCAGTTGTAATTCATCGTCTACACCCGGTTCAATCTTTTCTAATATATCAAAAATTTCTGGTGTTAAGATATAACGTCCAGCAATGGCTAAGTTACTAGGTGCTTCTTCTGCAACTGGTTTTTCGATAAAGCGCGATACACTGTAAACTGTGTCGTCTTCTTCATCTTGACGATCGATTTCTATCATACCGTATTTTGAAGTTAATTCATCCGGCACTTCAACGACCGCTAAGTTTGCTGATTTATTCTTATCATATAAATCCATTAATTGCTTCGTTACTGGCACTTCACTATTCATAATATTGTCTCCGAGCATTACAACAAAAGGTTCATCATTTACAAAAGCACGTGCATGCCCAATCGCATCACCTAATCCTTTTGGATAAGATTGACGTACGAAGAATAAGTTCTCTTTTGTTGTATCTTTTACAAGCTTAAGTAAAGCGTCTTTCCCCTTACTCTCTAAATTGTCTTCTAACTCGGGGTTTGAATCGAAGTGATCTTCAATTGATCGTTTATGTTTTCCTGTAATAATCAATATCTCTTCAATCCCTGAAGCAAAGGCTTCTTCTACAATAAATTGAATAATTGGCTTATCAACAATGGGCAATAATTCCTTAGGCTGTGCCTTCGTTGCTGGTAGGAATCCCGTTCCATATCCGGCCGCCGGAATAACTGCTTTACGAATTTTTGACATATTCAGACCTCCTCTTTCTCATACAATAATAGTATATCTAATTTAATATCAGTTTGCTACAGGTATATTCTGCACAGATAACTCAACAATCTAATCATTTTCTGTTATAATATCTTGGATATAATGAATAGAGGAGAAACTCATGGAAATATATAACAAATTAATTAACAAAGAAGCGAAGCTTGCAATTATCGGACTTGGATACGTTGGTATGCCAATTGCCATTGCCTTTGCTAAACACATTGAAACAATTGGATACGACTATAATCCAAATAAAATCGATCTTTACAAAAAAGGCATTGATCCAACTAAAGAAGTCGGCGATGACGCTATTAAAGAAACGACACTTGAGTTTACAAACGATGCAACGAAATTAAATGACGCATGTTTCTTAATTGTTTCTGTGCCAACACCGATTAATCATGATAAGACACCGGATTTAACACCTGTAACAAGTGCGACGCGTACGATTGGTCAAAACCTCGCTAAAGGTTCGATTGTCGTTTATGAATCAACTGTTTATCCAGGCGTAACTGAAGATGTATGCATTCCTATCTTGGAAGAAGAATCGGGCTTAAAGCATGGTGAAGACTTCGTTGTCGGCTACTCGCCAGAACGCATTAACCCAGGTGACAAAGTACATACACTCGAAACAATTACAAAAATTGTGTCATCATCGATTCCGGAATACGTGGATGAGATTGGTAAAGTTTACGAGATTGTAGTCAAAGCTGGCGTTCACAAAGCGCCAAGTATTAAAGTTGCTGAAGCAGCTAAAGTCGTTGAAAATTCACAACGTGATATTAACATCGCTTTTATGAATGAATTAGCTCTAGCATTTGACCTGATGGGAATCGATTCTAAAGATGTGATCGATGCAATGAACACAAAATGGAACGCTCTTGGTTTCACACCAGGACTTGTAGGCGGACATTGTATTGGAGTCGATCCATATTACTTTGTTTACCAAGCTGAGAACTTAGGCTACCACAGTCAAATTATTAGCAATGGTCGTCAAATTAACGACGGCATGGGTGAATTCATTGCTGATAAATTAATCAAAGAATTAATTCGTACAGGTAAAACCCCCATTGATTCTAAAGTAGTTATTCTTGGATTAACGTTCAAAGAACACACACCTGATACACGTAATTCAAAAGTGAATGACATCGTTAAGCGATTACGCGAGTACGATATTAATCCAACCATTGTAGATCCATGGGCTAGCGAAGAAGATGCTCAACACGAATACGGTGTGTCACTTACTCAGTTATCTCAAGTAAAAGATGCGGATGCAATTCTTTTAGCTGTAGGACATAATGAATTTAAAGCTCTATCGTTTAAGGATATCACTGACTTATTCAACCAAGACTTGCCTGCTGACAAACGTATTATTTTGGATGTAAAAAGTATTTTAAATAAAGAAGATTTCATTGAAGCTGGTTATAGCTTCTGGAGGTTATAAATTATACAAAACCAGTGCATTTGCACTGGTTTTTTTATTTTTATTTAATTTTGTATTTTGTTAATATTTGATAAAGGTAAAATGAGAGAATACCTCTATATTCACCTTTATAAAAAATAAATATAGTTAAATTGTTATGATCACTAATAAAATAGTATTACCTTTCCAAGTCATTTTGCTTTATATTTACTTCAATTTTGTTTTATACTTAAATCATAAAAGATTCTCAAAAATAGAAAGGAAGTTGTTTTATGGTTAAGAAATACGTTTATGGTGTTTACCCTACGGTCGTTGAAGCTGAGGATGCAGTTACAAATGTTGTAAATCAAGGTGTACCTCGCGAGAGTGTTGCATTAGTCGGTACACGTGCTCACGCATATGTTGGTGAAGCTGAATTCATCTCTTACGGTGAATTGTTAGAAGAGCAACATGAAGACAATCGTGGATTTTTTGCTAAGTTATTCGGCTGGGACGATGACGATAACGATGATGAATATGAAAACGTTGATTTTACTGAATACGAAGATTCTTTAAATCGCGACGAACTATTGTTACTCGTGGACCAAGAATTTGAGAGTCAACTTCCCGCTTTCGATACAAGAGAAACTGACGAATTAAGAACAGACAATGTTCTAACTGGTAATGAACCTACTACGGATACTGTAAATGCTGAAACTGCAGCCTTCACTGGGGCAGTTGGTACGACAACAGGTGTAATAGAAGATGACCCAGAATTCGTAGCTGGAAATACAGTTGCTGCGGATTATACTTCAGAAGTGGTAGATCCAAATGAGACTTACGTTGATGTTGATACTGACACAGATAAAGGTTACGATGACGTGAATGTAGAAGATAATGATTACGATCCACATATCGTTGGTGAAGAAACGCATATCGAAGCAGAAGGCGAACCCGTTGGTGTAACTGATACGGATACAGAGCGTATTCGTCTACACGAAGAACAAGTTCATGCCGAAACGCGTAAAAAAGATCTAGGTGATGTCTCAATCACTAAAGAAGTCGTGGAAGATACAAAAACAGTCGAAGTTCCGGTTGAACGTGAAGAAATTCATATTCGCCATACTGACCCTAATGAGCGTACTACAGGCGATGATGACGCCTTCGTTGAAGAAGAAATTGTTATTCCTGTATCTGAAGACGAAGTCGTTGTAGACAAAGACACTGTTATAACTGATGAAATTGAAGTTGAAAAAACAACACATACAGATAGTGAAACAGTGACAGAAACGACTCGCCGTGAAGAATTAGATATCGATGACGAAACAGGTCGCTTAAGAGAAGATAACGATACTTTAAGATAATAACTTTAACATTTATAACTGTAAGCTGGGGAGCATCTTGCTCCTCAGCTTTTTTGCTTATATTGAGCATTGGCGGGATCGGCGAGTGCATGATTAAACTGGAACAAGCATTCGTGGGATTGGCGAGTGCATGATTAAGCTGGAACGAGCATTCGCGGGATTGGCGAGTGCATGATTAGGCTGTTTTATCCATAATAAAAAGGGGCTTGGAAAAGCCCCTCTCAAATTACTTCTTGAATTGTTTTAATACCTTACTTATATTGCTTTTATTTGCTTGAAAAGTTTCCCGTTCAAGATACTTGCGCATGTATTTCAATGTATCTTTAGCATCATCCACAACAAATTCAAAGTGCTGCCCTTCATCCGTTTCTATTGTAAAGCCACGAACGTAACGGCCAGCGAACAACATCTGCACAAAAACATTTTCAACAGATGTCCAAGGTATTTGTATGAAGCCTGGTCCTTTTTCTGAACGAAATTCAAGCCCTTTTTCGCCCATTAGAAATAATCCTGACTTTGGGAGGATTGGGTTAATCAATGCATTGGCACGCGTCGTGTATTCGATTGTTGTGTTTAAAAACTCAGTACTCATCACACTTTATCCCATAATTCCAATTGAATATAGTGCAATACCTAAGACAAATATTCCACCAATAATCGTAATTGGACTCACTTTTTTACGAAGTAGCCACATACATGCGAACGTTAAGATAAGTGGCATTAAGCCCGGTAGTAATGCATTAAATACATCATTTAAAGTCATAGTCGTTTCGGTTGCCACATTCGAGCCTGATTGAACTTGTAGTATCAAGTCTCGAATTGTATCAACAGAAAGCGCATTACTATTTGCTTGATCCGTCAATGCCTGAAAATCAACCATAGTATCGGGATTATTCTCTACTTGTGAAAGCACGAGTGGGAAATTCATTGTTGTCCACCTCGGTACCAATACCCCCATAATAAACATTCCAAGGATTGATGCACCTTGCGTAATTTTTTGCAAGATTCCCCCGCTCAAGTCTTTCGTAATTTCGTTACCTGATCGGTATCCTAATTCTTGTGAATACCATAAGAAAAGGATTCGAATAATATTCCATGCTAAGAAAAATATAATGGGTCCAAAAATACTTTCAGATAATGCCAGTGAAGCGGCAAATGCCCCTAATACGGGTCTTAAAGTTCCCCAGAACACTGGATCTCCTACACCAGCAAGAGGTCCCATCATACCAACTTTTACCCCTTGAATCGCTTGGTCATCAATCGCAGTCCCGTTCGCTCTTTCTTCTTCTAGTGCAAGAACCACACCGGCAATGGGTGCTTCTAAGTACGGGTGAGTATTAATAAATTCCAAGTGACGTTGAAGTGCAGCACTTCTATCTTCTTTAGTAGTATACAATTTACGAATTGCTGGAATTAAAGCATAGACCCAACCAACATTATGCATACGTTCAAAGTTCCAACATGCTTGAATAAAAGTCATTCTCCATGACACACGCATCCGATCGGCTTTTGTTAATTTAATACGATCTTGTCTTACTTCTTCAGTCATTTTATGTCCCTCCTATCTAATAGTCTTCTAAAATATCATCTAAAGCAGCTTCCACTGAACTTCCACCACCGCCAGAACCTGCATTAAACTGTGGTGCAATCGAAATATATATTAAAGCAATACTTAAACCAATAATACCCATCGCAATTAAATTCAATTCAGTCACTGCTGCTAAGGCGAATCCCATAAAGAAGAATGGCCATGAGCTTTTTGATGCCATCATATTAATAACCATGGCATAACCAACCGCAACAATCATTCCACCAGCAACATTCAATCCTCCAGTAATAACATCTGGAATCGCATTTAATGCATCAGTAACAGTTTGAGCTGAAACCATTAAAATTAAACCTGCTGGAACAGCAACACGTAGACCTTGTAACATCAATGCCATAATGTTGGCAGAAGCTACACCCCTTAAACTACCTGCTTCAGCTTGACGGTCAGCATAGTGAGATAGACCTACCGCAACCGTTCTTATAAAAATTGTTAACACTTGACCAGCGATTGCTAGTGGAATTGCGACGGCAATCCCTTCACCCATTGATGCTCCTTGGACTAGCACTAGAATCCCAGAAACTACCCCTGCTAAAGCCGCATCTGGCGCCATCGCTGCTCCAATATTCATCCAACCTAAGGCAATCAATTGTAATTGCCCACCCAATAAAAGCCCCTCGGCTAAATTACCTGTAATAAGTCCAATCAGCGTACATGTAATGATGGGTTGATGTAATTGGAATTGATCCAGTACACTCTCAAACCCGGCAAAAAGTGCCACTAAAATAATAAGTATAACTGGAATTATTGTCATATCTGTCATTTTGAATCCTCCTCAATCTATATTAATTTTTCTTTCTTAAGTAACCGATCTAGATTTTGTGCTGAATCTGCTGGTACTTTTCGCACATCGAATTTTACACCTTTATCTTTTAATGCCATAAGCGTCTTCACATCATCGTCATCTACGGATACAGAATTATTAATCATGACCTTCCCTTTTGAATGAGCCATTGATCCTAAGTTTACTTCATCGAGTTCAACACCTAGTTTAATTGCTTCAAGCACATCTTGTGGAGTTTCGAATAATAATAATGCTCTTGTTCCACCAAATCTTGGGTCTTCATTAATCTCTGCTAACTTAGCAATGGGAATCACATTCGCTCTCACACCCGGTGGCGCTGCTTGTTTAATTAACGTCTTACGCATCTCATCATTTGCTACTTTATCTGATACTACAATAATACGGGTTGGATTCACGCTCTTCACCCAACCAGTTGCCACTTGCCCATGTAAAAGACGTGTATCAATACGTGTCAAGACATACTTAATCTTCCCGTCACCAATCACTGTTCCAGGATCAAGTTGAGCTGACCCAGTTGCTTCTGAAACAACACTCGCCTCTGGCTCAGGAACTAACTCCTCAGGTCGAACTCGAATTCCACTTTGCTCCTTACCAAGAATATGAGACGCAACGTCGTGAGCCTTATCCATTCCCATACGTGTTCCCAATGCTTCTAGCAACATCGGTAAATTCATTCCCGATACAATCGCTGCCCGGTCCGACATTTTCTCGAATAGAATATTCGCTTGATTGAACGGCGACCCTCCCCAAAGATCAACTAAGAACAATATTTCTGCATCCGCATCATAAGATGCAACCGCCGACTCCAACTTCGCCTTCAAATCATCCGGCCCTTCCTCTGGCATGAACGTCACTGTCGTAATCTGTTCTTGTTCTCCGAAGATCATCTGAGCCGATTGCAATAATCCTTCAGCAAACTCGCCATGACTCGCCAATATAATACTTACCATCTTTCTTCCTCCTCCACTTTAAAATTGCTCTACAAGAAAAGTCTACCATTCAGTGAAAGCGATTTCAATCAATTACAGGTGAATATGACGTAAAATTCATAATATTTAATGAAGAT from Aerococcaceae bacterium DSM 111021 includes these protein-coding regions:
- a CDS encoding NAD(P)/FAD-dependent oxidoreductase produces the protein MTDYDVIVIGGGSSGLMATINAAQQGARTLLIEKNPKLGRKLLLSGGGRCNVTNRTTREDLITHIPGNGKFLYSALNQFDQEDIISFFNQAGVELKEEDHGRMFPVTDRARTILDTLVDIINDLNVTIRMKDPVDSLIYNRETKRVKGLKTVAGETITANSIVLASGGRAYPKTGATGDAYAWAKKAGHSIERLYPTESPLLSDDRIITEKLLRGVSLRDVNVTVWDGQVGQKAIVNHQMDMIFTHFGYSGPAILRCSGHVNQYLHATGAELAHLTIDLAPNETLEDMKQFAEEAREKQLTNILKQWMPERMAEVVCLLAEVDPTKPYKQLVHSEVEALWNKIKAFPLTSTGSQPIEKGFVTGGGVSTKEIDPKTMESKFMQGLYFCGELLDINGYTGGYNITAAFVTGTIAGQYAAWGSFA
- a CDS encoding mannose/fructose/sorbose family PTS transporter subunit IIC, whose translation is MTIIPVILIILVALFAGFESVLDQFQLHQPIITCTLIGLITGNLAEGLLLGGQLQLIALGWMNIGAAMAPDAALAGVVSGILVLVQGASMGEGIAVAIPLAIAGQVLTIFIRTVAVGLSHYADRQAEAGSLRGVASANIMALMLQGLRVAVPAGLILMVSAQTVTDALNAIPDVITGGLNVAGGMIVAVGYAMVINMMASKSSWPFFFMGFALAAVTELNLIAMGIIGLSIALIYISIAPQFNAGSGGGGSSVEAALDDILEDY
- a CDS encoding PTS mannose/fructose/sorbose transporter family subunit IID, giving the protein MTEEVRQDRIKLTKADRMRVSWRMTFIQACWNFERMHNVGWVYALIPAIRKLYTTKEDRSAALQRHLEFINTHPYLEAPIAGVVLALEEERANGTAIDDQAIQGVKVGMMGPLAGVGDPVFWGTLRPVLGAFAASLALSESIFGPIIFFLAWNIIRILFLWYSQELGYRSGNEITKDLSGGILQKITQGASILGMFIMGVLVPRWTTMNFPLVLSQVENNPDTMVDFQALTDQANSNALSVDTIRDLILQVQSGSNVATETTMTLNDVFNALLPGLMPLILTFACMWLLRKKVSPITIIGGIFVLGIALYSIGIMG
- a CDS encoding YsnF/AvaK domain-containing protein, coding for MVKKYVYGVYPTVVEAEDAVTNVVNQGVPRESVALVGTRAHAYVGEAEFISYGELLEEQHEDNRGFFAKLFGWDDDDNDDEYENVDFTEYEDSLNRDELLLLVDQEFESQLPAFDTRETDELRTDNVLTGNEPTTDTVNAETAAFTGAVGTTTGVIEDDPEFVAGNTVAADYTSEVVDPNETYVDVDTDTDKGYDDVNVEDNDYDPHIVGEETHIEAEGEPVGVTDTDTERIRLHEEQVHAETRKKDLGDVSITKEVVEDTKTVEVPVEREEIHIRHTDPNERTTGDDDAFVEEEIVIPVSEDEVVVDKDTVITDEIEVEKTTHTDSETVTETTRREELDIDDETGRLREDNDTLR
- a CDS encoding LysM peptidoglycan-binding domain-containing protein, giving the protein MKLNKFKRLGKSLLLLSAIALAPVSTAIAQSTHTVQNGEWLWGIARQYGVTAGDIMAANGLGSEWIDVGMTLSIPASGGGVTDNGGYYTGAQSGVHTVSSGEYLESIAYMYGVSVDQLMAWNGLSSTYLDVGDQLVLYGAADATSDYGYDYHYDYGQNFDNWYTIQPGDTLSGIAAVYGVSVSELMACNGLGSDWLVAGNKISVPNGPVDYQAPPAWTKATAENGVHIVQSGDILSSIALTYGVTVEELRAWNGLSSDWLDVGDKIYVVPAGGPVQTAPVTETEPTSESSTDSSSETQESSDESATSSEDAEESEDESRTINLAELPEAARPETHVVATGDNVWRIAEQYSISADSLRNWNNLENDSLIVGDELFVSNPALIPEVHEVAEGENLYTIAMDFGTTEQLIMEWNELESNEVVEGDIIVVSDPRPETHEVEPGQTLEDVAALYEITIEELREWNGIPETVTIVNGTLMVSNPTGTDAEAVNNIEPVESTEVSETSEEAPTDESIEESAE
- a CDS encoding nucleotide sugar dehydrogenase; this encodes MEIYNKLINKEAKLAIIGLGYVGMPIAIAFAKHIETIGYDYNPNKIDLYKKGIDPTKEVGDDAIKETTLEFTNDATKLNDACFLIVSVPTPINHDKTPDLTPVTSATRTIGQNLAKGSIVVYESTVYPGVTEDVCIPILEEESGLKHGEDFVVGYSPERINPGDKVHTLETITKIVSSSIPEYVDEIGKVYEIVVKAGVHKAPSIKVAEAAKVVENSQRDINIAFMNELALAFDLMGIDSKDVIDAMNTKWNALGFTPGLVGGHCIGVDPYYFVYQAENLGYHSQIISNGRQINDGMGEFIADKLIKELIRTGKTPIDSKVVILGLTFKEHTPDTRNSKVNDIVKRLREYDINPTIVDPWASEEDAQHEYGVSLTQLSQVKDADAILLAVGHNEFKALSFKDITDLFNQDLPADKRIILDVKSILNKEDFIEAGYSFWRL
- the manX gene encoding PTS mannose transporter subunit IIAB, yielding MVSIILASHGEFAEGLLQSAQMIFGEQEQITTVTFMPEEGPDDLKAKLESAVASYDADAEILFLVDLWGGSPFNQANILFEKMSDRAAIVSGMNLPMLLEALGTRMGMDKAHDVASHILGKEQSGIRVRPEELVPEPEASVVSEATGSAQLDPGTVIGDGKIKYVLTRIDTRLLHGQVATGWVKSVNPTRIIVVSDKVANDEMRKTLIKQAAPPGVRANVIPIAKLAEINEDPRFGGTRALLLFETPQDVLEAIKLGVELDEVNLGSMAHSKGKVMINNSVSVDDDDVKTLMALKDKGVKFDVRKVPADSAQNLDRLLKKEKLI
- the galU gene encoding UTP--glucose-1-phosphate uridylyltransferase GalU gives rise to the protein MSKIRKAVIPAAGYGTGFLPATKAQPKELLPIVDKPIIQFIVEEAFASGIEEILIITGKHKRSIEDHFDSNPELEDNLESKGKDALLKLVKDTTKENLFFVRQSYPKGLGDAIGHARAFVNDEPFVVMLGDNIMNSEVPVTKQLMDLYDKNKSANLAVVEVPDELTSKYGMIEIDRQDEEDDTVYSVSRFIEKPVAEEAPSNLAIAGRYILTPEIFDILEKIEPGVDDELQLTDAIDQLNKTQRVFAKKVEGKRYDVGNKIGYMKMSLEYGLEHPETAEEFSEYIIKLSTELEAEDTNTL
- a CDS encoding DUF956 family protein, with amino-acid sequence MSTEFLNTTIEYTTRANALINPILPKSGLFLMGEKGLEFRSEKGPGFIQIPWTSVENVFVQMLFAGRYVRGFTIETDEGQHFEFVVDDAKDTLKYMRKYLERETFQANKSNISKVLKQFKK